The following are encoded together in the Triticum dicoccoides isolate Atlit2015 ecotype Zavitan chromosome 6B, WEW_v2.0, whole genome shotgun sequence genome:
- the LOC119326425 gene encoding histone H2A.1 gives MAGRKGGDRKKAVTRSVKAGLQFPVGRIGRYLKKGRYAQRVGSGAPVYLAAVLEYLAAEVLELAGNAAKDNKKTRIIPRHLLLAVRNDQELGRLLAGVTIAHGGVIPNINSVLLPKKSPAAAEKEAKSPKKKTSTKSPKKKVAAKE, from the exons ATGGCCGGAAGGAAGGGCGGCGACAGGAAGAAGGCGGTGACCCGCTCCGTGAAGGCCGGGCTCCAGTTCCCCGTCGGCCGCATCGGGCGCTACCTCAAGAAGGGCCGCTACGCGCAGCGCGTCGGCTCCGGCGCCCCCGTCTACCTCGCCGCCGTCCTCGAGTACCTCGCCGCCGAG GTCCTGGAGCTTGCCGGCAACGCGGCCAAGGACAACAAGAAGACCCGCATCATCCCGCGCCACCTGCTGCTCGCCGTCCGCAACGACCAGGAGCTCGGCAGGCTGCTCGCCGGCGTCACCATCGCTCACGGCGGCGTGATCCCCAACATCAACTCcgtgctgctccccaagaagtcccccgccgccgccgagaaggaggccaagtcGCCCAAGAAGAAGACCTCCACCAAGTCCCCCAAGAAGAAGGTCGCCGCCAAGGAGTAG
- the LOC119326426 gene encoding histone H2A.1: MAGRKGGDRKKAVTRSVKAGLQFPVGRIGRYLKKGRYAQRVGSGAPVYLAAVLEYLAAEVLELAGNAAKDNKKTRIIPRHLLLAVRNDQELGRLLAGVTIAHGGVIPNINSVLLPKKSPAAAEKEAKSPKKKTSTKSPKKKVAAKE; this comes from the exons ATGGCCGGAAGGAAGGGAGGCGACAGGAAGAAGGCGGTGACCCGCTCCGTGAAGGCCGGGCTCCAGTTTCCCGTCGGCCGCATCGGGCGCTACCTCAAGAAGGGCCGCTACGCCCAGCGCGTCGGCTCCGGCGCCCCCGTCTACCTCGCCGCCGTCCTCGAGTACCTCGCCGCCGAG GTGCTGGAGCTTGCCGGCAACGCGGCCAAGGACAACAAGAAGACCCGGATCATCCCGCGACACCTGCTGCTCGCCGTCCGCAACGACCAGGAGCTCGGAAGGCTGCTCGCCGGCGTCACCATCGCCCACGGCGGCGTGATCCCCAACATCAACTCCGTGCTGCTCCCAAAGAagtcccccgccgccgccgagaaggaggccaagtcGCCCAAGAAGAAGACCTCCACCAAGTCCCCCAAGAAGAAGGTCGCCGCCAAGGAGTAG